In the Magnetospira sp. QH-2 genome, one interval contains:
- a CDS encoding prephenate dehydratase, with protein sequence MSDPSKTIAFQGSPGAYSDLACRSLRPEMTTLPCRSFEDAFAAVSNGQAALGLIPIENSVAGRVADIHHIMPQSGLHIIGEHFQRVNHHLLAVPGARVEDITHVHSHVHALGQCRDLIGELGLEPVVCMDTAGSAADLAKSGDKTRAVIASELAGELNGLVSLRADIEDADHNTTRFLILAREPIVPHPKAGRIMTTFVFRVRNVPASLFKGLGGFATNGINMTKLESYMLGGSFAATQFYADVEGHPENRPLRLALEELQFFSHEVTILGVYPAHPYRFLDVVNGGE encoded by the coding sequence ATGTCCGATCCCAGCAAGACCATTGCCTTCCAGGGCTCGCCCGGCGCCTATTCCGATCTGGCCTGCCGATCGCTGCGTCCGGAAATGACCACGTTGCCCTGTCGCTCCTTTGAGGATGCCTTTGCGGCTGTCTCCAACGGACAAGCGGCCTTGGGTCTGATTCCCATCGAGAACTCGGTGGCCGGCCGGGTGGCCGACATCCATCACATCATGCCGCAATCGGGCCTGCATATCATCGGCGAGCATTTCCAACGGGTGAATCATCACTTGCTGGCGGTGCCGGGCGCCCGGGTCGAAGACATTACCCATGTGCATTCCCATGTGCATGCACTCGGCCAGTGCCGGGATTTGATTGGCGAATTGGGGCTGGAGCCGGTGGTTTGCATGGATACCGCCGGATCGGCGGCCGACCTGGCCAAGTCCGGGGACAAGACCCGGGCGGTGATCGCCTCGGAGCTGGCCGGAGAATTGAACGGTTTGGTCTCCCTGCGCGCCGACATCGAGGATGCCGACCACAATACCACCCGCTTTTTGATCCTGGCCCGCGAACCCATCGTACCGCACCCCAAGGCCGGTCGCATCATGACCACCTTTGTCTTTCGGGTGCGCAATGTCCCGGCGTCCCTGTTCAAGGGCCTGGGCGGGTTCGCCACCAACGGCATCAACATGACCAAGCTGGAAAGCTATATGCTTGGCGGCTCTTTTGCCGCCACCCAGTTCTATGCCGATGTGGAAGGCCACCCGGAGAACCGGCCCTTGCGCCTGGCGCTCGAGGAACTACAGTTCTTTTCCCACGAGGTCACGATCCTCGGGGTCTATCCGGCTCATCCTTA
- a CDS encoding 3-deoxy-manno-octulosonate cytidylyltransferase: protein MTLPAHPIVLIPARLASTRLPGKPLADIHGEPMIVQVWHRAMEADLGPVVVACAEVEIAEAIEKAGGQAVLTRPDHPSGSDRIYEALQAVDPQGRHDAVINLQGDLPTLDPGIVRATFAPLADDAVDMATAVCEITDDEERTNPNVVKAVVGFSPDQDIGRALYFSRATVPAGTGPLYHHIGLYAYRRAALERFVSLPPGVLEGREKLEQLRALENGMRIDAARVDTVPLGVDTPADLERARNLLR, encoded by the coding sequence ATGACTTTACCCGCCCATCCCATTGTTCTGATTCCCGCCCGTTTGGCCTCCACCCGGCTACCCGGAAAGCCCTTGGCTGACATCCATGGGGAACCAATGATCGTTCAGGTCTGGCACCGGGCCATGGAGGCGGACCTGGGACCGGTGGTGGTGGCCTGTGCCGAGGTGGAAATCGCCGAGGCCATCGAGAAGGCTGGTGGTCAGGCGGTGTTGACTCGCCCCGACCACCCCTCCGGCTCCGACCGCATTTACGAAGCCCTGCAGGCCGTCGATCCCCAAGGCCGCCACGATGCGGTGATCAATTTGCAAGGGGACCTACCGACCTTGGACCCGGGAATTGTCCGTGCCACCTTCGCGCCCCTGGCCGACGACGCGGTGGATATGGCCACGGCGGTCTGCGAGATCACCGACGACGAAGAGCGCACCAATCCCAATGTGGTCAAGGCGGTGGTCGGTTTTTCCCCGGACCAGGACATTGGACGGGCCCTATACTTCAGTCGCGCCACCGTGCCCGCGGGCACGGGACCGCTGTATCATCACATCGGCCTCTATGCCTATCGGCGGGCGGCGCTTGAGCGCTTCGTCAGCCTGCCACCGGGGGTCCTGGAGGGCCGCGAGAAACTGGAACAGCTCCGGGCCCTGGAAAACGGCATGCGTATCGACGCGGCCCGCGTTGACACGGTGCCTCTCGGGGTCGATACTCCCGCCGACCTTGAACGGGCCCGCAACCTCTTGAGATAG
- the hisN gene encoding histidinol-phosphatase: protein MDRVKEDICRDEMIDLANRAADAAAEVIMGFYRSGVTVEDKADTSPVTIADRKAEMAIRQMLAQEVPDHGILGEEHGAHDLEAEFVWVLDPIDGTKAFICGQPTFGTLIALMRWGRPVLGVINHPALNERWVGAFGHGTTFNGSQVKVRDCGGLDKAALFTTDPEMFTGDLQSSYDALAEKVKLRRFGVDCYAYGLLASGHIDLVCEALLQPYDYLAPAAVVENAGGLMTDWQGNPLGLNSDGRVLASGSAANHQAALDLIQN, encoded by the coding sequence ATGGATCGAGTTAAAGAAGATATCTGCCGGGACGAGATGATCGACCTGGCCAACCGGGCTGCCGATGCCGCGGCCGAAGTCATCATGGGTTTTTACCGCAGCGGCGTCACGGTGGAAGACAAGGCCGATACCAGCCCGGTGACCATCGCCGATCGCAAGGCCGAGATGGCCATTCGCCAAATGCTGGCCCAGGAAGTTCCGGATCACGGCATCCTCGGAGAAGAACACGGCGCCCACGATCTGGAAGCGGAATTCGTCTGGGTGCTCGATCCTATCGACGGCACCAAGGCCTTCATCTGTGGACAGCCCACTTTCGGCACCTTGATCGCCTTGATGCGCTGGGGGCGCCCGGTATTGGGCGTGATCAACCACCCGGCCTTGAACGAGCGCTGGGTCGGGGCTTTCGGCCATGGCACCACATTCAACGGGAGCCAGGTCAAAGTGCGCGACTGTGGCGGACTGGACAAGGCCGCCTTGTTCACCACCGACCCGGAAATGTTTACCGGAGATCTGCAGTCGTCCTATGACGCCCTGGCCGAAAAAGTGAAACTGCGCCGATTCGGGGTCGATTGTTACGCCTATGGGCTATTGGCGTCGGGCCATATCGATCTGGTTTGCGAGGCCCTGTTGCAACCTTACGACTATCTGGCTCCCGCCGCCGTGGTCGAAAATGCCGGTGGATTGATGACCGACTGGCAGGGTAACCCCTTGGGACTGAACAGTGATGGCAGGGTGCTGGCATCGGGAAGCGCGGCCAATCATCAGGCCGCCCTAGACCTTATACAAAATTAG
- a CDS encoding diguanylate cyclase domain-containing protein → MDVDTAVDTDLLKQTLEAVTNLVCLCREGSITYINTAGVSLLGALSKDQVLGRALADFVPSEYGDLMRADMGAFAEDANGTPLKIHSLDGSVRDAVLSVTPLEGEPGTFIVEVRDISDFLRAAHETQQQELKLRRIFESVADGIVAIDGRGIIHTFNPAAEAIFGYRATEVIGQSIDLFIPEQDKGFHGSAIKDYRKRGHSDVVDNTRDFQARRKDGTIFTAEIRVTEIEEGRHRNFIATIRDVTEKRAQEEKIRRLAHHDILTGLPNRALLKDRLNRAVARAHRQEIYLALMYVDLDKFKPINDLFGHDAGDDVLRGVAGRLVSSVRGTDTVARVGGDEFVVLIESLNAPEEAGKIADKILTLLLAPFRIKGADVHIGASIGISLFPVHGEAPETLMKRADEAMYKVKGAGRNSFVYAEGASLP, encoded by the coding sequence ATGGATGTAGATACTGCTGTGGATACGGACTTGCTCAAGCAGACGCTGGAGGCCGTCACGAACTTGGTCTGTTTGTGCCGGGAGGGGTCCATCACCTATATCAATACGGCGGGAGTCTCGCTGCTTGGGGCTCTATCCAAGGATCAAGTTCTTGGCCGCGCCCTGGCCGATTTCGTGCCTTCGGAGTATGGCGATCTCATGCGCGCGGACATGGGTGCCTTCGCCGAGGATGCCAACGGTACCCCCCTGAAAATTCATTCGCTCGACGGTTCGGTGCGCGACGCCGTGCTTTCCGTGACCCCATTGGAAGGCGAGCCGGGGACCTTTATCGTTGAAGTACGGGACATTTCCGATTTCCTGCGCGCTGCCCATGAAACCCAGCAACAAGAGCTAAAGCTGCGGCGCATTTTCGAATCCGTGGCCGACGGGATCGTCGCCATCGACGGACGGGGAATCATCCATACCTTCAACCCTGCCGCCGAGGCCATTTTTGGCTATCGCGCCACGGAGGTAATTGGCCAATCCATCGACCTTTTCATTCCCGAACAGGACAAAGGCTTTCACGGTTCGGCGATCAAGGACTATCGCAAGCGCGGCCATTCGGACGTTGTGGATAACACCCGCGATTTCCAAGCCCGCCGCAAGGATGGGACGATCTTCACCGCGGAAATCCGCGTTACCGAGATTGAAGAGGGACGGCATCGCAATTTCATCGCCACCATCCGCGATGTGACGGAAAAACGGGCCCAGGAGGAAAAAATCCGCCGTTTGGCCCATCACGACATTCTGACCGGGCTGCCCAACCGGGCGCTGCTCAAGGACCGGTTGAACCGTGCGGTGGCCCGCGCCCATCGTCAGGAGATCTATCTGGCGCTGATGTATGTGGATCTGGACAAATTCAAGCCTATCAATGACTTGTTCGGCCATGACGCGGGAGACGATGTGTTGCGCGGCGTGGCCGGAAGGCTGGTCAGCAGTGTGCGTGGCACCGATACGGTGGCTCGGGTGGGCGGCGATGAATTCGTGGTGCTCATCGAAAGCCTCAACGCGCCGGAGGAGGCGGGCAAGATCGCCGACAAGATTCTCACTTTGCTGTTGGCGCCCTTCCGAATCAAAGGGGCGGATGTCCATATCGGCGCCAGCATCGGTATCAGCCTGTTCCCGGTCCATGGGGAGGCTCCCGAAACCCTGATGAAGCGGGCCGACGAGGCCATGTACAAGGTCAAGGGCGCGGGCCGAAATTCCTTTGTTTATGCGGAAGGCGCTTCCCTGCCTTGA
- a CDS encoding extracellular solute-binding protein, with translation MRFAVLAAVFFLAFAARAEDPQWVHAIAMHGSPKYSADFPHFDYVNPEAPKGGRVTLAEIGGYDSLNPFIPKGESAGGAGSIYDSLTIAAQDEAFTRYGLLAEAMRLPEDRSWIEFRLHADARWHDGQPVIAEDVKWTFETLLEKGQPFYRFYYGDVEKVTVLDKLTVRFDFKDGENRELPLIISELSILPKHYWADKDFEKTTLTPPLGSGAYRISKLEPNRSLTLERVEDYWAKDLPVHRGQDNFDVIHYEFYRDTPVAVEAFKSGAFDFRSENSSVTWATSYDIPEVEKGLLNKITVNHQQAQGMQGFAFNLRKPLFQDPKVRQALAYAFDFEWSNKNLFYGQYKRTRSYFDNSELAATGLPGPAELAILEPYRGRIPDQVFTTAYNPPATKGDGKIRSNLRMADTLLKEAGWVIRDKQRVNGEGTPLAFEIMLSSPLFERIVLPMKKNLERLGIAVEVRRVDSSQYVERWRKRDFEMIVHTVGQSLSPGNEQRGFWGTAAADQPSSRNIIGIKDPVIDELIELVISAPDRESLITRVKALDRVLQWGHYVIPNWHTPYQRILFWDKFGRPEPTKLRGTIFGTWWVDPDKVAALKKARGN, from the coding sequence ATGCGTTTCGCCGTCCTTGCCGCCGTGTTTTTTCTTGCCTTCGCCGCCCGGGCGGAAGATCCCCAGTGGGTCCATGCCATCGCCATGCATGGCAGTCCCAAATACAGCGCTGATTTTCCTCATTTCGATTACGTGAACCCTGAGGCCCCGAAAGGCGGTCGTGTCACTCTGGCCGAGATCGGTGGCTACGATTCGCTCAATCCCTTTATTCCCAAAGGCGAATCAGCGGGTGGCGCGGGAAGCATCTATGATTCCCTGACCATTGCGGCCCAGGACGAGGCCTTCACCCGCTACGGGCTGTTGGCCGAGGCCATGCGCCTGCCCGAGGATCGGTCCTGGATCGAATTCCGGCTGCATGCCGATGCCCGCTGGCACGACGGCCAGCCCGTGATCGCCGAGGACGTCAAGTGGACCTTCGAAACCCTTCTCGAAAAGGGCCAACCCTTTTATCGCTTCTACTACGGTGACGTGGAAAAGGTCACGGTGCTCGACAAATTGACCGTGCGCTTTGACTTCAAAGATGGCGAGAACCGGGAACTGCCGCTGATCATTTCCGAACTATCCATTCTGCCCAAGCACTACTGGGCCGACAAAGACTTCGAGAAAACCACCCTGACCCCGCCCTTGGGCAGCGGCGCCTACCGCATCTCCAAACTGGAGCCCAACCGTTCCCTGACCCTGGAACGGGTCGAGGATTACTGGGCCAAGGACCTGCCGGTCCACCGGGGCCAGGACAATTTCGACGTCATCCACTACGAGTTCTATCGCGATACCCCGGTGGCGGTGGAAGCCTTTAAGTCCGGCGCCTTTGATTTCCGCTCGGAGAATTCCTCGGTTACCTGGGCCACCTCTTACGATATCCCCGAGGTGGAAAAGGGGCTTCTGAACAAAATTACCGTCAATCATCAACAGGCTCAGGGCATGCAGGGTTTCGCCTTCAACCTGCGCAAACCCTTGTTCCAGGATCCGAAGGTGCGCCAGGCGCTGGCCTATGCTTTTGATTTCGAATGGTCCAACAAGAACCTGTTCTATGGTCAGTACAAGCGCACCCGGTCCTACTTCGACAATTCGGAACTGGCCGCCACCGGTCTGCCGGGACCGGCGGAACTGGCCATCTTGGAGCCCTATCGCGGCAGGATCCCCGATCAGGTCTTCACCACGGCGTACAATCCCCCGGCCACAAAGGGAGACGGCAAGATCCGCTCCAACCTGCGCATGGCCGATACCTTGCTGAAAGAGGCGGGCTGGGTGATCCGTGACAAGCAACGGGTCAACGGCGAGGGCACGCCCCTGGCCTTCGAGATCATGCTCTCGAGCCCTTTGTTCGAGCGCATCGTCTTGCCGATGAAAAAGAACCTGGAGCGCTTGGGCATCGCCGTGGAGGTGCGCCGGGTAGATTCATCCCAATATGTGGAACGTTGGCGCAAGCGGGACTTCGAGATGATCGTCCATACGGTGGGCCAGTCCCTGTCGCCGGGCAACGAGCAGCGGGGATTTTGGGGCACCGCCGCCGCCGATCAGCCGAGCAGCCGCAACATCATTGGCATCAAGGACCCGGTGATCGACGAGTTGATCGAATTGGTCATCTCGGCTCCCGACCGCGAGAGCTTGATTACCCGGGTCAAGGCCCTGGACCGGGTGCTGCAATGGGGTCATTACGTGATCCCCAATTGGCACACGCCCTATCAACGCATCCTTTTCTGGGACAAGTTCGGTCGCCCCGAGCCCACCAAGCTGCGCGGCACGATCTTCGGCACCTGGTGGGTGGACCCCGACAAGGTCGCCGCCTTGAAAAAGGCGCGTGGGAACTGA
- a CDS encoding microcin C ABC transporter permease YejB yields MGAYILRRLFLIVPTLLGIMIINFLIIQAVPGGPVEQILAELQGVAQDTTARISGGGSEVSGGGSAAPTGDSKYRGAEGLDPAFVKDLEKRFGFDKPLHERFMLMIGSYLRFDFGDSFFRDQSVIDLVAQKMPVSISLGLWTTLFTYLISIPLGIAKAVRDGSRFDVYSSGLVIIGNAIPSFLFALLLIILFAGGRYWDVFPLRGLTSSDFETLSTWGQIKDYLWHITLPVAAMTIGGFAGLTMLTKNSFLDQIHQQYVITARAKGLTEQRVLYGHVFRNSMLIVIAGFPSAFVSILFSSALLIEIIFSLDGLGLLGWDAIQKRDYPVIFGTLYFFTLLGLLMNLIGDMMYHVIDPRIDFEKREA; encoded by the coding sequence ATGGGCGCCTATATCCTCCGACGACTGTTTTTGATCGTGCCGACGTTACTCGGTATCATGATCATCAATTTCTTGATCATCCAGGCGGTGCCCGGCGGCCCGGTGGAACAGATCCTGGCCGAACTGCAAGGGGTGGCCCAGGACACCACTGCGCGCATCAGCGGCGGCGGTTCGGAGGTCAGCGGAGGGGGATCCGCCGCGCCCACCGGGGATTCGAAGTATCGCGGTGCCGAGGGATTGGATCCGGCTTTCGTCAAGGATCTGGAAAAGCGATTTGGCTTCGACAAGCCACTGCATGAGCGTTTCATGCTGATGATCGGCAGCTACCTTCGGTTCGATTTCGGCGACAGTTTTTTCCGCGATCAGTCGGTGATCGATCTGGTAGCGCAGAAGATGCCGGTCTCCATCTCCCTGGGGCTTTGGACCACCCTGTTCACCTATTTGATCTCCATTCCCCTGGGCATCGCCAAGGCGGTCCGCGACGGCTCGCGGTTCGATGTCTATAGCTCCGGGCTGGTGATCATCGGCAATGCCATCCCTTCGTTCCTGTTCGCCTTGTTGCTGATCATCCTCTTCGCGGGCGGACGCTATTGGGATGTTTTCCCTTTGCGCGGCCTGACCAGTTCCGACTTTGAGACCTTAAGCACCTGGGGTCAAATCAAGGATTACCTGTGGCATATCACCCTGCCCGTGGCCGCCATGACCATCGGCGGCTTTGCCGGGCTGACCATGCTGACGAAAAACTCGTTCCTCGATCAGATCCACCAGCAATATGTCATCACTGCCCGGGCCAAGGGGTTGACGGAACAACGGGTGCTCTATGGCCATGTGTTTCGCAATTCGATGCTGATCGTTATCGCCGGATTCCCCTCGGCCTTTGTCTCCATCCTGTTTTCCAGTGCCTTGCTGATCGAGATTATCTTTTCCCTCGACGGTCTCGGCCTGCTGGGCTGGGATGCCATCCAGAAGCGCGACTATCCGGTGATCTTCGGCACTTTGTACTTCTTTACCCTGCTGGGGCTGCTGATGAACCTCATCGGCGACATGATGTATCATGTGATCGATCCGCGCATCGACTTCGAGAAGCGGGAGGCGTGA
- a CDS encoding ABC transporter permease, with protein MTPRLTPLTQRRLANFRANKRGYWSLWLFLGLFFVSLFAELFANDRPLVLEFEGSYYFPILFDYPETTFGGFLETPTDYADTEVQEMIEEGGWILWPLVPFSYDTINYRLEVPAPAPPSAMNWLGTDDQGRDVVARLLYGFRISVLFGLILTLISSIVGIAAGAVQGYFGGLTDLLFQRFIEIWSGLPVLYLLIILASVVAPNFWWLLGLMLLFSWMSLVGVVRAEFLRARNLDYVRAARALGVSNAVIMAKHILPNAMVATITFLPFILSGSLVTLTSLDFLGYGLPAGSPSLGELLNQGKNHLHAPWLGITAFFVVAIMLSLLIFIGEAVRDAFDPRKTFK; from the coding sequence ATGACCCCCCGCCTCACGCCCCTGACCCAACGCCGCCTGGCCAATTTTCGCGCCAACAAAAGGGGCTATTGGTCCTTGTGGCTGTTCTTAGGCCTGTTTTTCGTCAGCCTGTTCGCCGAACTTTTCGCCAATGACCGGCCTTTGGTGTTGGAATTCGAGGGCAGCTACTACTTCCCGATCCTGTTCGACTACCCGGAAACCACCTTTGGCGGATTCCTTGAAACCCCCACGGACTATGCCGATACGGAAGTCCAAGAGATGATCGAGGAAGGCGGCTGGATTCTCTGGCCTTTGGTGCCCTTCTCCTATGACACCATCAACTATCGCCTGGAGGTTCCCGCCCCGGCGCCGCCCTCGGCCATGAACTGGCTCGGCACCGACGACCAGGGCCGCGACGTGGTGGCGCGGTTGCTCTATGGCTTCCGCATTTCAGTGCTGTTCGGATTGATCCTGACCCTTATCAGTTCCATTGTCGGCATCGCGGCGGGCGCCGTGCAGGGCTATTTCGGTGGTCTGACCGATCTGTTGTTTCAGCGCTTCATCGAGATCTGGTCGGGGTTGCCGGTGCTCTATCTGCTGATTATCCTGGCCAGCGTGGTGGCGCCCAATTTCTGGTGGCTGTTGGGCTTGATGCTGCTGTTTTCCTGGATGAGTCTGGTGGGTGTGGTGCGGGCCGAGTTCCTGCGCGCCCGTAATCTGGACTATGTGCGCGCCGCCCGTGCCCTGGGAGTCTCCAATGCGGTGATCATGGCCAAGCACATCCTGCCCAACGCCATGGTCGCCACCATCACGTTCCTGCCGTTCATCCTGTCCGGTTCGCTGGTCACCCTGACCTCGCTGGATTTCCTCGGCTACGGTCTGCCCGCCGGATCGCCGTCCCTGGGCGAGTTGCTCAATCAGGGCAAGAATCACCTGCATGCCCCCTGGCTGGGTATCACCGCCTTTTTCGTTGTCGCGATCATGCTGAGCCTGTTGATTTTCATCGGCGAGGCCGTGCGCGACGCCTTCGATCCCCGCAAGACGTTCAAGTGA